The following proteins are encoded in a genomic region of Melopsittacus undulatus isolate bMelUnd1 chromosome 8, bMelUnd1.mat.Z, whole genome shotgun sequence:
- the LGR4 gene encoding LOW QUALITY PROTEIN: leucine-rich repeat-containing G-protein coupled receptor 4 (The sequence of the model RefSeq protein was modified relative to this genomic sequence to represent the inferred CDS: deleted 1 base in 1 codon), whose amino-acid sequence MRCLALLGLVAWGLGTWAGPSGGAPPPPCPASCSCDGDRGVDCSGRGLAVVPPGLSAFTHALDISMNNITRLPEDAFKNFPYLEELRLAGNDLSFIHPKALSGLKELKVLTLQNNQLKTVPNEAIRGLSGLQSLRLDANHITAIPEDSFEGLVQLRHLWLDDNSLTEVPIYPLSNLPSLQALTLALNKITHIPDYAFTNLSSLVVLHLHNNKIKTIGKHCFDGLDNLETLDLNYNNMVEFPEAIKALPSLKELGFHSNYISIIPDGAFAGNPLLRTIHLYDNPLSFVGNSAFQNLSDLHSLVIRGASMVQWFPNLTGTVNLESLTLTGTKISSIPVNLCQEQKVLRTLDLSYNSIKDLPSFKGCHSLEEISLQHNQIHEITEDTFQGLSSLRVLDLSRNRIRQIHKEAFTTVGAIVNLDLSFNELSSVPTEGLSGLNQLKLAGNSELKEALAAKSFAKLRSLSVPYAYQCCAFWGCDSYLNSNAEDSGHQDQGALLDREKADADVLRNEENEELGQTIIHCTPATGAFKPCEYLLGSWMIRLTVWFIFLVALFFNLLVMLTIFASCTPLPSSKLFIGLISVSNLFMGVYTGILTFLDAVSWGRFAEFGIWWETGSGCRAAGFLAVFSSESAIFFLMLAAVERSFSAKEIIKKGKSNRQKQFRIAAVFAFLCAVVAGCLPLFYKAEYSASPLCLPFPTGETPSLGFTVTLVLLNSLAFLLMAVIYTKLYCNLEKEDLSENLQSSMIKHVAWLIFTNCIFFCPVAFFSFAPLITAISISPEIMKSVTLIFFPLPACLNPVLYVFFNPKFKEDWKLLRRHMTRKNGAVAIAVNTQGGCVTQDFYYDCGVYTHLQGNIAVCECCESLLLSKPVPCKHLIKSHSCPALAVVPCQRADGYWSDCGTQSAHSDYADEDDSFVSDSSDQVQACGRACFYQSRGFPLVRYAYNIPRIKD is encoded by the exons GCGACTGGCTGGCAATGACCTTTCTTTTATCCATCCAAAGGCCTTGTCTGGGTTGAAAGAACTCAAAGTTCT AACCCTGCAGAACAATCAGCTGAAGACTGTACCTAATGAGGCCATCAGAGGGTTGAGCGGCTTACAGTCCTT GCGTTTAGATGCCAACCATATTACTGCCATACCAGAAGACAGTTTTGAGGGTCTGGTGCAGTTGCGTCACCTTTGGTTGGATGACAACAGTCTGACAGAAGTTCCCATCTACCCGCTCAGCAATCTGCCCTCTCTGCAGGCGTTGACGCTGGCTCTCAACAAAATAACACACATTCCTGACTATGCATTTACAAACCTTTCAAGTCTTGTTGTTCT tCATcttcataataataaaataaaaactataggaaaacactgctttgaTGGATTAGACAACCTTGAAACCTT ggATTTAAATTATAATAACATGGTAGAGTTTCCTGAAGCCATAAAAGCACTGCCAAGTCTAAAGGAGCT GGGATTTCACAGTAACTACATTTCCATAATTCCTGATGGTGCATTTGCAGGAAACCCCCTTCTTAGAACGAT acATTTGTATGATAATCCTTTGTCTTTTGTGGGGAACTCAGCGTTTCAGAATCTGTCAGATCTGCATTCCCT GGTCATTCGGGGTGCCAGCATGGTGCAGTGGTTTCCTAATTTGACAGGAACTGTTAACCTGGAGAGCTT aactCTAACAGGGACCAAGATAAGCAGTATTCCTGTTAATTTATGCCAGGAGCAAAAGGTGCTACGAACTTT ggACTTGTCTTATAATAGTATAAAGGACCTGCCAAGCTTTAAAGGTTGCCATTCCTTGgaagaaat TTCCTTACAGCACAATCAAATCCATGAAATCACAGAGGATACCTTTCAAGGACTGTCCTCCCTTCGTGTCCT TGACCTCAGTAGAAATCGGATCCGACAGATCCACAAGGAAGCTTTCACTACTGTTGGAGCTATTGTTAACCT AGACCTGAGTTTCAATGAACTCTCTTCAGTTCCAACTGAAGGATTGAGTGGACTGAACCAGCTTAAACTTGCAGGCAATTCAGAGCTGAAAGAAGCTTTAGCAGCAAAGAGCTTTGCAAAGCTCCG GTCACTCTCTGTACCATATGCTTATCAGTGCTGCGCATTTTGGGGTTGTGATTCTTACTTAAACTCTAATGCTGAAGATTCAGGTCACCAAGATCAAGGTGCCTTGCTGGATCGTGAGAAGG CTGATGCAGATGTTCtaagaaatgaggaaaatgagGAACTGGGACAGACTATTATTCACTGTACACCAGCAACAG gTGCTTTTAAGCCTTGTGAATATTTATTGGGCAGCTGGATGATTCGACTTACTGTTTGGTTCatttttttggttgctttatTCTTCAACCTGCTTGTCATGTTAACAATATTTGCATCCTGTACTCCATTGCCATCTTCGAAACTGTTTATAGGTCTGATTTCTGTCTCTAACTTATTTATGGGAGTCTATACTGGTATTTTAACTTTCTTGGATGCTGTCTCTTGGGGAAGATTCGCTGAATTTGGCATATGGTGGGAGACTGGCAGTGGTTGCAGAGCGGCTGGGTTTCTTGCCGTCTTTTCGTCAGAAagtgccatttttttcctgatgttggCAGCTGTTGAACGGAGCTTCTCTGCAAAGGAGATCATTAAAAAGGGCAAAAGCAATCGCCAAAAACAATTTCGGATTGCAgcagtttttgctttcttgtgcGCTGTGGTAGCGGGATGCTTACCACTTTTTTACAAAGCGGAGTACTCAGCATCACCCCTTTGCTTGCCCTTCCCCACTGGAGAAACACCTTCATTAGGTTTCACCGTAACTTTAGTGCTCCTGAATTCATTAGCATTTTTGCTAATGGCTGTTATTTACACTAAACTGTATTGCAACTTGGAGAAAGAGGACCTCTCCGAAAACTTGCAGTCCAGCATGATTAAGCATGTCGCTTGGCTAATCTTCACGAACTGcatctttttctgtcctgttgcATTCTTCTCATTTGCACCGCTGATCACTGCGATTTCTATCAGCCCTGAAATCATGAAGTCTGTTACTTTGATATTTTTCCCACTGCCGGCTTGCCTGAATCCAGTCCTGTATGTGTTCTTCAACCCGAAGTTCAAGGAAGACTGGAAGTTGCTCAGGCGCCACATGACCAGGAAGAATGGAGCAGTGGCGATCGCCGTCAACACTCAAGGGGGATGTGTGACACAGGATTTTTACTACGACTGTGGTGTCTACACACACTTGCAGGGTAACATTGCTGTGTGTGAATGCTGCGAATCGCTCCTGTTATCCAAGCCTGTGCCCTGTAAACACTTGATCAAATCACACAGCTGCCCCGCACTGGCAGTGGTGCCTTGCCAAAGGGCGGATGGCTACTGGTCAGACTGTGGAACCCAGTCAGCCCACTCTGACTATGCAGATGAGGATGACTCCTTTGTGTCGGACAGCTCAGACCAAGTGCAGGCCTGTGGTCGTGCGTGCTTCTACCAAAGCCGAGGGTTCCCTTTGGTTCGTTATGCCTACAACATACCAAGAATTAAAGACTGA